In Streptomyces sp. NBC_00683, the DNA window CGGACGCAGGTAACAGTCGCACGCCGTCAACTGGGGGACCATCATGGCCACGCGCAGCTTCCTCTTCCTGCTCGGCAGCAGCCGCGCCGACGGCAACACCGAGACGCTCGCCCGGCTCGCCGCCGAGCAGCTCCCGGCCGATGCCGGGCAGCGCTGGCTGCACCTGCGGGACCTGCCGCTGCCCGACTTCGAGGACCTGAGGCACGCGGACGGCGAGCACCTGCCCCCGACCGGGCACGCCGCGACGCTGCTGGAGGCCACGCTCGCCGCCACCGACGTGGTCATCGCCTCGCCGCTGTACTGGTACTCGGTCTCCACCTCCACCAAGCGCTACCTGGACCACTGGTCGGGCTGGCTGAGGCTGCCCGGCGTCGACTTCAAGCAGCGGATGGCCGGCAAGACCCTGTGGGGGGTCACGGCACTCGCGGACTCTGATCCCGCGGTCGCCGAGCCGCTGGCGGGCACCCTGAGGATCTCCGGTCAGTACCTGGGGATGCGGTGGGGCGGGGTACTGCTGGGCAACGGCAGCAAGCCCGGTGACGTCCTGTCCGACACCGCGGCGCTGACCCGGGCCAAGACCTTCTTCAGCTGACGCGGTCCGGGCCGGGCCCCTCGGGGTCCGGCCCCTCGGGGCCGGGATCCCCAGGGCCGGGAACCTCCGGTCGCGACGACTCCGCGCCGCTCCCTTCCGGCCCGGGCGCCTCAGGTCCCGACGCACGGGCCGGTTCCGCCCCGGCGCCCAGCGACCGCAGGACATGGGCCACCAACGCGACGACCGTCGCGTCGTCCTGAGCCGGCTTGCGCAGCACATGGCGGTAGTAGACGGGCCCGTAGAGCATTTCCACGGCCAGCGGCAGATCGGCGCCCTCCGGAATCTGGCCCTGCTCCTGGGCGCGGCGCAGCCGCCCCACGGCTCGCTCGACCCGCGGGTCGACCAGCTGCTCCCTGACCGCCACCGCGAGGTCGTCGTCATGGTGCATCTCGGAGAGGATCCCGGCGTAGGCGGGGCCGTACGGCGGCGAGGACATCAGCTTCACCGCGCTGTTGATGTGGGTCCGGAGATCGGCCGCGATGTCACCGGTGTCGACGAACGGCGTCGCACCGACGAG includes these proteins:
- a CDS encoding flavodoxin family protein, with amino-acid sequence MATRSFLFLLGSSRADGNTETLARLAAEQLPADAGQRWLHLRDLPLPDFEDLRHADGEHLPPTGHAATLLEATLAATDVVIASPLYWYSVSTSTKRYLDHWSGWLRLPGVDFKQRMAGKTLWGVTALADSDPAVAEPLAGTLRISGQYLGMRWGGVLLGNGSKPGDVLSDTAALTRAKTFFS